Genomic segment of Pirellulales bacterium:
GCCGGCGCCCGAGCCGCCGCCGCTCTATGCCGCAGTCTGCCGCTCGCGGCGCGAGCGCGACGTGCCGCGATTGGAAATGTGGGCACACGCTTTCGCCCTCGGTCAGCCGCTGCCGACACTGCCGCTGTGGCTGGCCGACAACCTTGCTGTGCCCCTTGAACTGGAAGCGAGCTATGAGGAGACGTGCCGCATTCTCCGCATTGGCTAGGACCGCCTACACTCGCCGCCGCGCAGCCAGGTCGGCCACGAAGCGATCATGCTCGGCGGAGCGCAAGCCATCCTGCAAACGGTCGAGAACCTGTCGCAGATTGCCGGCGAGAAGTGCTTTGCCGTCGAGCCAGAGGCCGGGAAAGACCCGCGAGCGCCATAGCCCATCGGCGTCGGGCGGAAAAACGCGGTAGCGGCCGTCAACCAACTCGTGCCAGCGGATTTCTTCTTCGAACAGCAGGATGACGAGGTACTCCTGAACGCCCGCGGACTGGTAAAGGTCGTATTTGTCGTGCAGGTCATTCGACGCGCTCGTGGCGGAAACCTCGGCCACAAACTCCAGGGCGCCTTGGTAGTAAAGTCCGTCCCTGCTGGAATTGCCGCCATATTCGGGCAGGATAAGGAGGCTCAGATCCGGTTGCGGCGCGTCCTCGAGCATGAGCGACGTGGCGTTATTCGCCCCGTCAACGCCCGGCG
This window contains:
- a CDS encoding Uma2 family endonuclease, which encodes MAIVTEQRVPPLAAGDHLTRDEFLRRWEAQPEVKRAELIAGRVYMPSPVSGDHGQMDRWISGWLAVYQAATPGVDGANNATSLMLEDAPQPDLSLLILPEYGGNSSRDGLYYQGALEFVAEVSATSASNDLHDKYDLYQSAGVQEYLVILLFEEEIRWHELVDGRYRVFPPDADGLWRSRVFPGLWLDGKALLAGNLRQVLDRLQDGLRSAEHDRFVADLAARRRV